A window from Deltaproteobacteria bacterium encodes these proteins:
- the pilM gene encoding pilus assembly protein PilM, with amino-acid sequence MKCLGVDIGSSSIKIAEIDSSGRSATLNQVWELNLSADPTRDQTVEVIEKLRGFSSQYMMATAKPGDIRWIIGVPQKSVASRLRRLPFTDRQKILKVLSFELEEEIPFDPSETVFDARIVEVFPNGADVVVVACPHAPIERALQQAKDGGFEPSLITSEGLALANVLDTWWMPPATNPSQAVIGDESVRAHDVHEAYALVQIGHTQTNVIVFRDKHVVAIRSIPWGGHDVALTIESVFKVPYIEAMKVLQTKSFVLLNTNGVSRDQLAMHKAVSEAAAPLLREIRTTILDVRTSAGSEIRSLRLTGGASQIQNFGPWLTQSLDVATNQLEYFNHLNASAKIQVRVAQSPEIENVAASAIGLAIEGLRKSVNPAINLRRGIFAKSNDSVRVFLENWGTTLQLAVAIFLVFLVYSVLRDGTTLTLAEQSDDIVTTAAKTQAGLKNAQANASGISRYIQTELRSIKNRETLAQMDEYISALDFVIKMAEKFPVQIPVKDGRGFDIDHVSLDNDELIIEGRAQGADLLAAIEKELRSMARKGTVKSSQPTNLRSGAPGQPFGFTMKLDRKP; translated from the coding sequence ATGAAGTGCCTTGGCGTAGACATCGGCAGCAGCAGTATCAAGATTGCAGAAATTGATTCTTCCGGAAGATCTGCAACTCTCAATCAGGTTTGGGAGCTAAACCTTTCGGCAGATCCCACTCGAGACCAAACAGTTGAAGTCATTGAGAAACTGCGCGGATTTTCAAGTCAGTACATGATGGCGACGGCAAAACCCGGTGACATTCGATGGATCATTGGCGTTCCGCAGAAATCGGTCGCTTCCCGACTTCGCCGCCTTCCATTTACAGACCGTCAAAAAATTTTAAAGGTTCTATCATTCGAACTTGAAGAAGAGATCCCTTTTGATCCAAGCGAGACTGTTTTTGATGCACGAATCGTCGAAGTGTTTCCCAATGGCGCGGACGTCGTCGTTGTGGCTTGTCCTCACGCTCCAATTGAACGCGCACTTCAACAAGCCAAAGACGGCGGATTTGAACCCAGCTTGATTACCTCCGAGGGGTTGGCCCTCGCCAACGTACTCGATACCTGGTGGATGCCTCCGGCTACAAATCCAAGCCAAGCTGTCATTGGCGACGAATCCGTTCGGGCGCACGATGTACACGAGGCATATGCGCTTGTGCAGATCGGCCACACGCAGACGAACGTTATTGTTTTCCGAGATAAACATGTCGTAGCCATTCGGTCGATCCCGTGGGGCGGACATGATGTGGCACTTACTATCGAATCTGTTTTCAAAGTTCCTTACATAGAGGCGATGAAGGTCTTGCAAACGAAGAGCTTCGTTTTGCTTAACACAAATGGCGTTTCACGCGATCAATTGGCGATGCACAAAGCCGTGTCGGAAGCAGCGGCACCACTACTTCGTGAAATTCGCACGACCATTTTGGATGTCAGAACTTCAGCGGGTTCTGAAATTCGATCGCTGAGATTAACCGGCGGAGCTAGCCAAATTCAAAACTTCGGGCCATGGCTAACTCAGTCGCTGGATGTGGCCACCAATCAACTTGAATACTTCAATCACCTCAACGCATCTGCAAAGATCCAAGTTCGAGTGGCTCAAAGCCCAGAGATCGAGAATGTTGCCGCTTCCGCAATTGGCCTCGCGATCGAAGGACTTCGGAAATCAGTAAATCCCGCTATCAACTTGCGCCGTGGGATCTTTGCAAAATCAAATGATAGTGTCAGAGTTTTCCTCGAAAACTGGGGCACGACCCTACAGCTTGCGGTGGCTATATTCTTGGTCTTTTTAGTCTACTCGGTCCTTCGCGATGGCACCACTCTGACGCTTGCCGAGCAGTCAGATGATATCGTCACGACCGCAGCCAAAACGCAGGCCGGGCTAAAGAATGCTCAAGCAAATGCGAGTGGAATTAGCCGCTATATTCAAACCGAACTCCGATCGATTAAGAATCGTGAAACTTTGGCGCAAATGGACGAGTACATTTCGGCCCTCGATTTCGTTATTAAAATGGCAGAAAAATTTCCGGTTCAAATTCCGGTCAAGGATGGCCGTGGATTTGATATCGATCATGTTTCTCTCGACAATGACGAACTGATCATCGAAGGCCGGGCGCAAGGCGCGGATCTCTTGGCCGCAATCGAAAAAGAGCTTCGAAGCATGGCTAGAAAAGGCACTGTGAAATCGTCTCAACCGACAAACTTACGAAGCGGTGCCCCGGGGCAACCATTTGGTTTCACGATGAAGCTTGATCGAAAACCGTAG